In the genome of Myxococcus stipitatus, one region contains:
- the gspF gene encoding type II secretion system inner membrane protein GspF: MPVFEYRGLNSAGKQIKGLLEADSPKTLRTKLKADGIFLTDVLAQAEGSRGAVAKGSNAALVARDIDLRKLGRGRVNTDDIAIFTRQLSTLLGAGVTLVESLTALVDQVEKERFKRALSDIKQRVNEGSSLADALGQHPKIFPSIYVNMVRAGEASGALDAVLTRLADFTENQARLQQKILSTMLYPAIMMVVGGGILVALMVFVVPKVTKIFETMKATLPLSTRVLIATSNFFQNWWFVAVPVMVLCGWLFVRWTKSPKGKPKWDRITLNAPIVGSLVRLLSISRFARTLSTLLKSGVPLLAAMDIVKAIMTNTVLAEVVEKARDSIREGESIANPLKRSGEFPPLVYHMVAIGERSGQLEEMLTNVADNYETQVNVRIGALTSLLEPLLIVVMGAVIAFVALSILMPILQVNSAIR; the protein is encoded by the coding sequence ATGCCGGTCTTCGAGTACAGAGGTCTCAACTCCGCGGGCAAGCAGATCAAGGGCCTGCTGGAGGCGGATTCCCCCAAGACGCTGCGCACCAAGCTGAAAGCCGACGGCATCTTCCTCACGGATGTGCTGGCGCAGGCGGAAGGCAGCCGGGGCGCGGTGGCCAAGGGCTCCAACGCGGCGTTGGTGGCGCGCGACATCGACCTGCGCAAGCTGGGTCGCGGTCGCGTCAACACCGACGACATCGCCATCTTCACCCGCCAGCTGTCCACGCTGCTGGGCGCGGGCGTCACGCTGGTGGAGTCGCTCACCGCGCTGGTGGACCAGGTGGAGAAGGAGCGCTTCAAGCGCGCCCTCTCCGACATCAAGCAGCGCGTCAACGAGGGCTCGTCCCTGGCGGACGCGCTCGGCCAGCACCCGAAGATCTTCCCCAGCATCTACGTCAACATGGTGCGCGCGGGCGAGGCGTCCGGCGCCCTGGACGCGGTGCTCACGCGCCTGGCCGACTTCACGGAGAACCAGGCCCGGCTGCAGCAGAAGATCCTCAGCACCATGCTCTACCCCGCCATCATGATGGTGGTGGGCGGCGGCATCCTCGTCGCGCTGATGGTGTTCGTCGTCCCGAAGGTCACGAAGATCTTCGAGACCATGAAGGCCACGCTGCCCCTGAGCACGCGGGTCCTCATCGCCACGAGCAACTTCTTCCAGAACTGGTGGTTCGTCGCCGTGCCCGTCATGGTGCTCTGCGGCTGGCTCTTCGTGCGCTGGACGAAGAGCCCCAAGGGCAAGCCGAAGTGGGACCGCATCACGCTCAACGCGCCCATCGTCGGCAGCCTGGTGCGCCTGCTGTCCATCTCCCGCTTCGCCCGCACGCTGTCCACGCTGCTCAAGAGCGGCGTGCCCCTGCTGGCGGCCATGGACATCGTCAAGGCCATCATGACCAACACGGTGCTGGCCGAGGTCGTGGAGAAGGCCCGCGACTCCATCCGCGAGGGTGAGAGCATCGCCAACCCGCTCAAGCGGTCCGGCGAGTTCCCGCCGCTCGTCTACCACATGGTCGCCATCGGCGAGCGCTCCGGTCAGCTCGAGGAGATGCTCACCAACGTGGCGGACAACTACGAGACGCAGGTGAACGTGCGCATCGGCGCCCTCACCTCGCTCCTGGAGCCCCTGCTCATCGTGGTGATGGGCGCGGTGATTGCATTCGTCGCGCTCTCCATCCTGATGCCGATTCTCCAGGTGAACTCGGCCATCCGGTGA
- the gspE gene encoding type II secretion system ATPase GspE: MNVTADPTLPAVTGTATARNDSTQVVSHGQAFLCGRPLGEILRALVPSLTEEKLQEALAAQEEKGGRIGEVLVGLKAVSAEDVAKALGHQLDLPYLARIFTEEVDAELVKRIPINFAKQSHILPLALEGDTVVLAVADPLDTSVLDHARLLLGQSISPRLALESTITDAINSVYDRSINEAEQLVDEMETQDLDAIAHELDEPQDLLDVDDEAPVIRLVNSVLFRAAKERASDIHIEPMERELLVRFRVDGVLQEVIKPPKRYQNAIVSRVKVMGQLNIAEKRLPQDGRIRIKLAGRDIDIRLSTIPTTNGERIVMRLLDKTATLLDLAEIGMSKATLQSMEAVVKRSHGIVLVTGPTGSGKTTTLYGALSKINTPDLNILTVEDPVEYQLKGIGQMAINPKIGLTFAQGLRSFLRQDPDVIMVGEIRDKETAEIAIQASLTGHLVLSTVHTNDAAGAVTRLVDMGVEPFLVASSLTGILAQRLVRRVCPDCREAYQPTDAELKELSHSRASFKERYGVDRIYKATGCPTCNRNGYRGRTGIYEFLPVDDDVRQLVLKNVDASTIKKSATSKGMTTLLEDGARKVALGETTIAEVLSITQEDM, from the coding sequence ATGAACGTGACCGCCGACCCCACCCTTCCCGCCGTGACTGGCACGGCCACCGCCCGGAACGACTCCACCCAGGTCGTCTCCCACGGGCAGGCCTTCCTCTGCGGAAGGCCGCTGGGAGAGATTCTCCGCGCGCTCGTCCCCTCACTCACCGAGGAGAAGCTCCAGGAGGCGCTCGCCGCCCAGGAGGAGAAGGGCGGGCGGATTGGAGAGGTGCTGGTGGGGCTCAAGGCGGTCTCCGCCGAGGACGTCGCCAAGGCGCTGGGCCACCAGCTGGACCTGCCCTACCTGGCGCGCATCTTCACGGAGGAGGTGGACGCGGAGCTCGTCAAGCGCATCCCCATCAACTTCGCCAAGCAGTCGCACATCCTCCCGCTGGCCTTGGAGGGTGACACCGTGGTGCTGGCGGTGGCGGATCCGCTGGACACCTCCGTGCTGGACCACGCGCGGCTGCTGTTGGGGCAGAGCATCAGCCCCCGGCTCGCGCTCGAGAGCACCATCACCGACGCCATCAACAGCGTCTATGACCGCTCCATCAACGAGGCCGAGCAACTCGTCGACGAGATGGAGACGCAGGACCTGGACGCCATCGCCCATGAACTGGACGAGCCCCAGGACCTGCTGGACGTGGATGACGAGGCCCCCGTCATCCGGCTGGTGAACTCGGTCCTCTTCCGCGCCGCCAAGGAGCGCGCGAGCGATATCCACATCGAGCCCATGGAGCGCGAGCTGCTGGTGCGCTTCCGCGTGGACGGTGTGCTGCAAGAGGTCATCAAGCCGCCCAAGCGCTACCAGAACGCCATCGTCAGCCGCGTGAAGGTGATGGGGCAGCTCAACATCGCCGAGAAGCGCCTGCCGCAGGACGGCCGCATCCGCATCAAGCTGGCCGGCCGCGACATCGACATCCGTCTGTCCACCATCCCCACGACGAACGGGGAGCGCATCGTCATGCGTCTGTTGGACAAGACGGCGACGCTGCTGGACCTGGCCGAGATTGGCATGAGCAAGGCCACGCTCCAGTCGATGGAGGCGGTGGTCAAGCGCTCGCACGGCATCGTCCTCGTCACCGGCCCCACGGGCTCCGGCAAGACGACGACGCTCTACGGCGCCCTGTCGAAGATCAACACGCCGGACCTCAACATCCTCACCGTCGAGGACCCGGTGGAGTATCAGCTCAAGGGCATTGGCCAGATGGCCATCAACCCCAAGATCGGCCTGACGTTCGCCCAGGGCCTGCGCTCCTTCCTGCGCCAGGACCCGGACGTCATCATGGTCGGCGAGATTCGCGACAAGGAGACGGCGGAAATCGCCATCCAGGCCTCGCTCACGGGCCATCTGGTGCTCTCCACCGTCCACACCAACGACGCGGCCGGCGCCGTCACCCGTCTGGTGGACATGGGCGTGGAGCCCTTCCTCGTGGCGTCCTCGCTCACGGGCATCCTCGCCCAGCGTCTGGTGCGCCGCGTGTGCCCCGACTGCCGCGAGGCCTACCAGCCCACGGACGCGGAGCTCAAGGAGCTGAGCCACTCGCGCGCTTCCTTCAAGGAGCGCTATGGCGTGGACCGCATCTACAAGGCCACCGGGTGCCCCACGTGCAACCGCAACGGCTACCGCGGCCGCACGGGCATCTACGAGTTCCTCCCGGTGGACGACGACGTGCGCCAGCTGGTGCTGAAGAACGTGGACGCCTCCACCATCAAGAAGTCCGCCACCAGCAAGGGCATGACGACGCTCTTGGAGGACGGCGCGCGCAAGGTCGCGCTGGGAGAGACGACCATCGCCGAGGTGCTGAGCATCACCCAGGAGGACATGTAA
- the gspD gene encoding type II secretion system secretin GspD: MKTLPSWMLCLCLALAVPAQAQRRPPPPDNSAPSAPGERTITPQSPTADEANQGARRTPTCEEARRNARYGIYFDKVEIEKLVQTVADATCRTFILPENVRGKISIIGPENGRVEVNADAFYSAFLAALDANGLATYQYGRFMKIVDKRSAKQNPIPTIVGDGEPYTTNEQMVTKLFRIRNVEVEPLRGVLQQLVSKDGDTIPYPPDTIIVNDVGSNIHRLERLIDQLDTRAASDELRVIQVQYASAQDVANTVQRIFEAKGARPGQRPGAFVQGVPPAGGTPEVMAQPMPGGGESSGGPVTLSQIIPDERTNKLIIVASPAAFSRIQDIVAQIDIPSGTGGRINVYYLENANAEELASTLQSLAQGTANRPRTPGAPNMPPGAPRGTSTQAAELFSGEVKISADKGTNSLVIVASQSDYKNIVQVIQQLDAPRRQVFVEAVIMEVNLTRDAEFGINMHSGFSLNTDRGAAPGLIGTNNSGQGLPPSLSLGNLAQFGGFLAGLQGPVIPALEKLGLDIPAFGIVLHAMQQSADVNVLSTPHILTSDNEEAEITVGQNVPFQSGFTPSSLGSQVGGNNANGGLNPSILGALGGLGSLYAPIQRQNVELKLTVKPQINDSDYIRMAITEQTEEIASDNPVLGPTTSKRSAKTTVIAKDQETVVLGGIMQDRTIESVNKIPVLGDIPLIGNLFRDTTRKKTKTNLLLFLTPYIIRGPEDFRIILERKMKERQQFVEQFYGQLPGYDAAVDFSRKPGPLAKMNQAVVRERQRVESGAPGDRVIGPNSSSSNRQNVPQPASPPPSPAPAPESREPEVREAPTPPTGSEESTPVVPVQPAPEAPASDSTGDASQERLRIQPDTGT, encoded by the coding sequence ATGAAGACGCTCCCGTCCTGGATGCTCTGCCTGTGCCTCGCGCTCGCCGTCCCCGCGCAGGCCCAGCGTCGCCCACCGCCGCCCGACAACTCCGCGCCCTCGGCGCCGGGTGAGCGGACCATCACTCCCCAGTCGCCCACCGCCGACGAGGCGAACCAGGGCGCGCGCCGCACCCCCACGTGCGAGGAAGCCCGGCGCAACGCGCGCTACGGCATCTACTTCGACAAGGTCGAAATCGAGAAGCTGGTCCAGACGGTGGCGGACGCCACCTGCCGCACGTTCATCCTTCCGGAGAACGTTCGCGGGAAGATCTCCATCATCGGCCCGGAGAATGGCCGCGTGGAAGTGAACGCGGACGCGTTCTACTCCGCCTTCCTGGCCGCGCTCGACGCCAACGGCCTGGCCACCTACCAATACGGCCGCTTCATGAAGATCGTCGACAAGCGGTCGGCGAAGCAGAACCCCATCCCCACCATCGTCGGTGACGGCGAGCCGTACACCACCAACGAGCAGATGGTGACCAAGCTGTTCCGCATCCGCAACGTGGAGGTGGAGCCGCTGCGCGGCGTGCTGCAGCAGCTGGTGTCGAAGGACGGCGACACGATTCCGTACCCGCCCGACACCATCATCGTCAACGACGTGGGCTCCAACATCCACCGCCTGGAGCGCCTCATCGACCAGCTGGACACGCGCGCCGCCAGCGACGAGCTGCGCGTCATCCAGGTCCAGTACGCCTCCGCGCAGGACGTAGCCAACACGGTCCAGCGCATCTTCGAGGCCAAGGGCGCCCGCCCCGGTCAGCGCCCCGGCGCGTTCGTGCAGGGTGTCCCGCCCGCGGGAGGCACCCCCGAGGTCATGGCCCAGCCCATGCCGGGAGGTGGAGAGTCCTCCGGCGGCCCGGTGACGCTGTCGCAGATCATCCCGGATGAGCGCACCAACAAGCTCATCATCGTCGCCAGCCCCGCGGCGTTCTCGCGCATCCAGGACATCGTCGCGCAGATCGACATCCCCTCCGGCACCGGCGGCCGCATCAACGTCTACTACCTGGAGAACGCCAACGCGGAGGAGCTGGCCAGCACGCTCCAGTCGCTGGCCCAGGGCACCGCCAACCGCCCGCGCACGCCCGGCGCGCCCAACATGCCTCCCGGCGCCCCCCGGGGCACGTCCACCCAGGCCGCGGAGCTGTTCAGCGGCGAGGTGAAGATCTCGGCCGACAAGGGCACCAACTCGCTGGTCATCGTCGCCAGCCAGTCGGACTACAAGAACATCGTCCAGGTCATCCAGCAGCTCGACGCGCCCCGCCGCCAAGTGTTCGTCGAGGCCGTCATCATGGAAGTGAACCTGACGCGCGACGCCGAGTTCGGCATCAACATGCACAGCGGATTCTCGCTCAACACCGACCGGGGCGCGGCGCCGGGCCTGATTGGCACGAACAACAGCGGCCAAGGCCTGCCTCCCTCGCTGAGCCTGGGCAACCTGGCGCAGTTCGGTGGCTTCCTCGCGGGCCTCCAGGGTCCGGTGATTCCGGCGCTGGAGAAGCTGGGCCTGGACATCCCCGCCTTCGGCATCGTGCTGCACGCGATGCAGCAGAGCGCGGACGTCAACGTGCTCTCCACGCCGCACATCCTCACCAGCGACAACGAGGAGGCGGAGATCACCGTGGGCCAGAACGTGCCCTTCCAGTCCGGCTTCACGCCCTCCTCGCTGGGCTCCCAGGTGGGCGGCAACAACGCCAACGGTGGCCTCAACCCGTCGATTCTCGGCGCGCTGGGCGGCCTGGGCTCGCTGTACGCGCCCATCCAGCGCCAGAACGTGGAGCTGAAGCTGACGGTGAAGCCGCAGATCAACGACAGCGACTACATCCGCATGGCCATCACCGAGCAGACGGAGGAGATCGCCTCCGACAACCCGGTGCTCGGCCCCACCACCAGCAAGCGCAGCGCGAAGACGACGGTCATCGCCAAGGACCAGGAGACCGTCGTGCTGGGCGGCATCATGCAGGACCGCACCATCGAGTCGGTGAACAAGATTCCCGTGCTCGGCGACATCCCGCTCATCGGCAACCTCTTCCGCGACACCACGCGCAAGAAGACGAAGACCAACCTGCTCCTGTTCCTGACCCCGTACATCATCCGCGGCCCCGAGGACTTCCGCATCATCCTGGAGCGCAAGATGAAGGAGCGTCAGCAGTTCGTGGAGCAGTTCTACGGGCAGCTCCCCGGCTACGACGCGGCGGTGGACTTCAGTCGCAAGCCCGGTCCGCTCGCGAAGATGAACCAGGCCGTCGTCCGCGAGCGCCAGCGCGTGGAGAGCGGCGCGCCGGGTGACCGCGTCATCGGCCCCAACAGCTCGTCCTCCAACCGGCAGAACGTCCCGCAGCCCGCCTCGCCGCCGCCCTCCCCTGCGCCGGCGCCCGAGTCGCGCGAGCCCGAGGTGCGGGAAGCGCCGACTCCCCCCACGGGTTCCGAAGAGTCCACCCCGGTCGTGCCGGTCCAGCCGGCACCCGAGGCGCCCGCATCGGACTCCACCGGCGACGCCTCGCAAGAGCGTCTGCGCATCCAGCCGGACACGGGAACCTGA
- the gspC gene encoding type II secretion system protein GspC: MELFFRKYFWTVTLLFIALVALLAAKTVNLFVESAISPVPTSGANARAPTQARQQTVLALPDMEGLSRVTGIKIPEPEKPVVEPTTPVADLSAEPVKSSLRVKLLGTLVASNPDWSFASIQDMVTQRAQTYMKGNELQGATVHEIERERVIIIHNGRREFIDGNPGDGAGTFTPPTPPVATANTTSTSGIRAVSDNEYEVPRAEIDKTLNNLNDVAMQARIVPAFKDGQAVGFKLFSIRPDSIYSKIGVQNGDVIRRINGFDLNSPEKALEVYSKMKDASRIEIEIERNGAPIRKSYNVR, from the coding sequence ATGGAACTCTTCTTTCGCAAATACTTCTGGACAGTGACCCTGCTGTTCATCGCGCTCGTCGCCCTGTTGGCGGCGAAGACGGTGAACCTGTTCGTCGAGTCCGCCATCTCCCCGGTGCCGACGTCGGGGGCCAACGCGCGTGCGCCCACCCAGGCACGTCAGCAGACGGTGCTGGCCCTGCCCGACATGGAGGGGCTGTCGCGGGTGACGGGCATCAAGATTCCGGAGCCGGAGAAGCCGGTGGTCGAGCCCACCACGCCGGTGGCGGATCTCAGCGCGGAGCCGGTGAAGAGTAGCCTTCGTGTGAAGCTGCTGGGCACGCTCGTCGCGAGCAACCCGGACTGGTCCTTCGCCTCCATCCAGGACATGGTGACGCAGCGCGCGCAGACGTACATGAAGGGCAACGAGCTGCAGGGCGCCACCGTTCACGAAATCGAGCGTGAGCGCGTCATCATCATCCACAACGGCCGCAGGGAGTTCATCGACGGCAACCCGGGGGATGGCGCCGGGACGTTCACGCCGCCCACGCCGCCGGTGGCCACGGCCAACACCACCTCCACCAGTGGCATCCGCGCCGTCAGCGACAACGAGTACGAAGTGCCTCGCGCGGAAATCGACAAGACGCTCAACAACCTCAACGACGTGGCCATGCAGGCGCGCATCGTCCCCGCCTTCAAGGACGGTCAGGCCGTGGGGTTCAAGCTCTTCTCCATCCGTCCGGACTCCATCTACTCGAAGATTGGCGTCCAGAACGGTGACGTCATCCGCCGCATCAACGGATTCGACCTCAACAGCCCGGAGAAGGCGCTGGAGGTCTATTCCAAGATGAAGGACGCATCCCGCATTGAAATCGAGATCGAGCGCAACGGAGCGCCGATCCGCAAGTCCTACAACGTTCGTTAA
- a CDS encoding sigma-54 dependent transcriptional regulator, translating to MTTSTVLVVDDDRANLDSVTRIFQRESMATLAATNGTEALEMLRRPEVMVMVTDLMMPGMDGQELLRAARTIRPDVEVVLMTAYGTVETAVAAMKDGAYDFITKPLKRHALVKAVQKALEKRALVSENQTLKAKLAEMSAAGGRSMVGQSPAFRAMLDTIRQAAPSTATVLLLGESGTGKELAARSVHEYSHRAKGTFVAVNCGALPENILEAELFGVERGAFTGAVARREGRFERAHGGTLFLDEVGEMPLSAQVKLLRALAEGEIERLGGTQTVKVDVRLVAATNKDLQKEVAEGRFREDLYYRLNVVEIRVPALASRREDIPLLADAFLRRFAAKNGKALRGFSPEALQTLENYAWPGNVRELEHAVERAVVLARGEVLEASDLPESVRKGPLGAASQLVIPIGTPMEEVERRVIHETLRHTKGDKTLAARLLGIAARTIYRKLEREQSSGGEPTPGTDD from the coding sequence ATGACCACCTCGACCGTCCTCGTCGTCGATGACGACCGCGCCAACCTCGACTCCGTGACGCGCATCTTCCAACGGGAGAGCATGGCCACGCTGGCCGCCACCAATGGCACGGAGGCGCTGGAGATGCTGCGCCGTCCCGAGGTCATGGTGATGGTGACGGACCTGATGATGCCCGGCATGGACGGACAGGAGCTGCTCCGCGCCGCGCGCACCATCCGCCCGGACGTGGAGGTGGTGCTGATGACCGCCTACGGCACGGTGGAGACCGCCGTGGCCGCGATGAAGGATGGCGCCTACGACTTCATCACCAAGCCCCTCAAGCGCCACGCGCTGGTGAAGGCGGTGCAGAAGGCGCTGGAGAAGCGGGCGCTCGTCTCTGAGAACCAGACGCTCAAGGCGAAGCTGGCGGAGATGAGCGCCGCGGGCGGGCGGAGCATGGTGGGCCAGTCCCCCGCCTTCCGCGCCATGCTGGACACCATCCGCCAGGCGGCGCCCTCCACCGCCACCGTGCTGCTGCTCGGAGAGTCGGGCACCGGCAAGGAGCTGGCGGCGCGCTCGGTGCACGAGTACTCCCACCGGGCCAAGGGCACCTTCGTCGCCGTCAACTGCGGCGCGCTGCCGGAGAACATCCTGGAGGCGGAGCTGTTCGGCGTGGAGCGAGGCGCCTTCACCGGCGCGGTGGCCCGGCGCGAGGGCCGCTTCGAGCGTGCCCACGGTGGCACCCTCTTCCTGGATGAAGTGGGCGAGATGCCCCTGTCCGCCCAGGTGAAGCTCCTGCGCGCGCTGGCCGAGGGCGAGATCGAGCGGCTGGGCGGCACGCAGACGGTGAAGGTGGACGTGCGGTTGGTGGCCGCCACCAACAAGGACCTGCAGAAGGAAGTGGCCGAGGGCCGCTTCCGCGAGGACCTCTACTACCGCCTCAACGTGGTGGAGATTCGCGTCCCCGCGCTGGCCTCGCGCCGCGAGGACATCCCGCTCCTGGCGGACGCATTCCTGCGCCGCTTCGCCGCGAAGAACGGCAAGGCCCTGCGTGGCTTCTCTCCCGAGGCGCTCCAGACCCTGGAGAACTACGCCTGGCCCGGCAACGTGCGAGAGCTGGAGCACGCCGTCGAGCGCGCGGTGGTGCTGGCGCGGGGCGAGGTGCTGGAAGCCAGCGACCTGCCGGAGTCGGTGCGCAAGGGCCCGCTCGGTGCCGCGTCCCAGCTCGTCATTCCCATCGGCACCCCCATGGAAGAGGTGGAGCGGCGGGTGATCCACGAGACGCTGCGCCACACCAAGGGCGACAAGACGCTGGCCGCACGGCTGTTGGGCATCGCCGCGCGCACCATCTACCGCAAGCTGGAGCGCGAGCAGTCGTCCGGCGGCGAACCCACCCCCGGCACCGACGACTGA